CCGGTGGGGTTCGTTGCCGCCGACTCGTCGGCCGTCCGCGAGGACGACGGGGGAGTGCGCCGACGTCAGCGAGGCGCTCACGCCGGCCGGGCTCTGAGCGGGCTGGGCGCCCCTCCCCGGCGGAGGCCCGGGGATCGCGGCATCTTCCGGACGAGGACTGAGGGCGGGGCGGGGCGGGGGGTGGGCGGGGGCGGACTGGCGTACCGGCGCGCGTGGGGGTGGGGGAGGGGGACCGTACGATAGGACGGCCGTGGTCGAATCGCCCGGCTGACCCCCTCTAGTTCGGGAGCACCGCCCAGTCATGCCGACGCGCCAGGACATTCGCAACGTCGCCATCGTCGCCCACGTGGACCACGGCAAGACCACCCTGGTCGACGCCATGCTCAAGCAGGCCGGCGCCTTCGCCGAGCACCAGCTCCAGTCCGTCGACGACCGGGTCATGGACACCGGGGACCTGGAGCGCGAGAAGGGCATCACCATTCTCGCCAAGAACACCGCGGTGAAATACCACCCCAAGAGCGGCGACCCGGTGGTGATCAACATCATCGACACCCCCGGTCACGCCGACTTCGGCGGCGAGGTCGAGCGCGGTCTTTCCATGGTCGACGCCGTCGTGCTGCTGGTCGACGCCTCCGAGGGGCCGCTGCCGCAGACCCGGTTCGTGCTGCGCAAGGCGCTCCAGGCGCGGCTGCCGGTGATCCTGTGCATCAACAAGACGGACCGGCCCGACTCGCGGATCTCCGAGGTCGTGGACGACACGTACGACCTCTTCCTCGACCTCGACGCCGACGAGGAGCAGATCGAGTTCCCGATCGTCTACGCCTGCGCCCGCGACGGCGTCGCCTCGCTCACCCAGCCGGAGGACGGCACGGTGCCGGCGGACAGCGACAGCCTGGAGCCGTTCTTCTCCACGATCCTGGACTACGTCCCGGCCCCGGCGTACGACGAGGGCGCGCCGCTCCAGGCGCACGTGACCAACCTCGACGCCGACAACTTCCTCGGCCGCATCGCGCTGCTCCGCGTGGAGCAGGGCGAGCTGAAGAAGGGGCAGACCGTCGCGTGGATCAAGCGCGACGGCACCGTGCAGAACGTGCGGATCACCGAGCTGATGATGACCGACGCGCTCACCCGCCGCCCCGCGCAGCTCGCCGGGCCCGGGGACATCTGCGCGGTCGCCGGCATCACCGACATCATGATCGGCGAGACCCTCGCGGACCCGGAGAACCCGGTCGCGCTGCCGCTGATCACCGTGGACGAGCCAGCGATCTCCATGACCATCGGGACGAACACCTCCCCGCTGGTCGGCAAGGGAGTCGGCGGCGGGAAGAGCAAGGGCCACAAGGTCACCGCCCGGCTGGTCAAGGACCGCCTCGACCGCGAACTCGTCGGCAACGTGTCGCTGCGCGTGCTTCCCACCGAGCGGCCCGACGCCTGGGAGGTGCAGGGCCGCGGCGAGCTGGCGCTGGCGATCCTGGTGGAGACGATGCGCCGGGAGGGCTTCGAGCTGACCGTCGGCAAGCCCGAGGTGGTCACCAAGGAGATCGACGGCAAGGTCCACGAGCCGGTCGAGCGGATGACGATCGACGCACCCGAGGAGCACCTGGGCGCGATCACGCAGCTCCTCGCCGCCCGCAGGGGCCGGATGGAGACGATGACGAACCACGGGTCCGGCTGGGTCCGCATGGAGTTCGTCGTGCCCTCGCGCGGGCTCATCGGCTTCCGTACGGAGTTCCTCACGCAGACCCGCGGCACGGGCATCGCGCACTCGATCTTCGAGGGGCACGAGCCGTGGTTCGGCGAGCTGCGGACGCGCAGCAGCGGGTCGCTGGTCGCGGACCGGACGGGCGCGGTGACGGCGTTCGCGATGACGAACCTCCAGGAGCGCGGGACGCTCTTCGTCGAGCCGGGCACCGAGGTGTACGAGGGCATGATCGTCGGGGAGAACTCCCGCTCCGATGACATGGACGTCAACATCACCAAGGAGAAGAAGCTCAGCAACGTCCGGTCGTCGACGGCCGACATCGCCGAGTCGATCGTGCCGCCGCGGAAGCTGTCGCTGGAGCAGTCGCTGGA
The Streptomyces sp. CNQ-509 DNA segment above includes these coding regions:
- the typA gene encoding translational GTPase TypA → MPTRQDIRNVAIVAHVDHGKTTLVDAMLKQAGAFAEHQLQSVDDRVMDTGDLEREKGITILAKNTAVKYHPKSGDPVVINIIDTPGHADFGGEVERGLSMVDAVVLLVDASEGPLPQTRFVLRKALQARLPVILCINKTDRPDSRISEVVDDTYDLFLDLDADEEQIEFPIVYACARDGVASLTQPEDGTVPADSDSLEPFFSTILDYVPAPAYDEGAPLQAHVTNLDADNFLGRIALLRVEQGELKKGQTVAWIKRDGTVQNVRITELMMTDALTRRPAQLAGPGDICAVAGITDIMIGETLADPENPVALPLITVDEPAISMTIGTNTSPLVGKGVGGGKSKGHKVTARLVKDRLDRELVGNVSLRVLPTERPDAWEVQGRGELALAILVETMRREGFELTVGKPEVVTKEIDGKVHEPVERMTIDAPEEHLGAITQLLAARRGRMETMTNHGSGWVRMEFVVPSRGLIGFRTEFLTQTRGTGIAHSIFEGHEPWFGELRTRSSGSLVADRTGAVTAFAMTNLQERGTLFVEPGTEVYEGMIVGENSRSDDMDVNITKEKKLSNVRSSTADIAESIVPPRKLSLEQSLEFCRDGECVEVTPDTVRIRKVVLDGRERARAASRAKHA